One genomic region from Xenopus laevis strain J_2021 chromosome 2L, Xenopus_laevis_v10.1, whole genome shotgun sequence encodes:
- the sebox.L gene encoding homeobox protein SEBOX → MESIFTSEYLLSRELEAPMQDWTSYQNALHAGILAKSEGAGPKLNGSPSGQRKRKRTLYSKWQQLELESVFSMVPYPDISTREQLAKIIRLPESKVQVWFQNRRARKNKSGKLDRSLYRRGSSVRHSHLSLHSQSPPLNYSQRDPLITMQCPLNKPVQQGSEGHIPISMKQPLFNQHPELSPPHSQQYTGMEEKEQHTHGQRVFHWENMAENSNSSGYEPMLYNMPFVELEKYMSCSPMSYLEMFPQAMNESGSPTTLGCISDLIYNAAILTNVNDF, encoded by the exons ATGGAAAGTATTTTCACATCAGAATATCTCCTTTCCAGAGAACTGGAAGCACCAATGCAAGACTGGACCAGCTACCAGAATGCACTGCATGCAG GTATTCTGGCTAAATCTGAGGGAGCCGGGCCAAAGCTGAATGGCAGTCCTTCGGGGCAAAGGAAGCGCAAAAGGACCTTGTACAGCAAATGGCAACAGCTGGAACTGGAGAGTGTGTTTTCTATGGTTCCTTATCCAGATATTAGCACAAGGGAACAACTGGCCAAAATTATTCGGCTGCCAGAGTCTAAGGTGCAG GTTTGGTTTCAAAATCGCAGAGCTCGGAAAAACAAAAGTGGGAAACTTGACAGATCCCTTTACAGGAGAGGGTCTTCAGTAAGGCATAGTCATCTGTCCTTGCACTCTCAGTCCCCTCCACTGAATTACAGCCAGAGAGATCCTCTCATTACAATGCAGTGTCCCTTAAACAAACCTGTGCAGCAGGGATCAGAGGGCCACATACCCATTTCCATGAAACAGCCACTGTTTAATCAGCACCCCGAGTTGTCCCCTCCTCACTCACAGCAGTATACCGGAATGGAGGAGAAGGAGCAGCACACACACGGGCAGAGAGTATTTCATTGGGAGAACATGGCTGAGAACAGTAACAGCTCTGGTTATGAGCCTATGTTGTACAACATGCCTTTTGTGGAGCTGGAGAAATATATGAGTTGCTCTCCAATGTCATACTTGGAGATGTTTCCTCAAGCCATGAATGAAAGCGGATCACCAACCACGCTGGGATGCATTTCTGATCTCATATACAATGCGGCCATACTAACCAATGTAAATGACTTCTAG